The following are from one region of the Borrelia sp. P9F1 genome:
- a CDS encoding variable large family protein has translation MNNGFRILTLGTILAAVMMSCGPSAEEVAIREEAEKLAQLLRQIGVTAENIFNSFIDLITGKKATEGTKRSDVSAALKIVAKAIEETTKKTKQITEEAAQATGGPVETLQAQQQALEALRKSTEEIAGSIGDTQDIGDTNAAAGNAAGVAPADTEISKFHAAIKAITEVAKGQGVDTPAAASSTTVTVAAGAIGVADNPENGIKVLKINAGAENAPGAGDAAKAGAIVAAVSGEDILAAILEAKPEDAKITQAXPAAAAATAISFAKGIDADAAAVTAAVGAAKAAAVSGGLDCPFYT, from the coding sequence ATGAATAATGGATTCAGGATACTGACGTTAGGGACGATCCTAGCTGCCGTCATGATGAGCTGCGGGCCGTCAGCAGAGGAGGTTGCGATAAGAGAGGAAGCAGAAAAATTGGCGCAGTTGCTAAGACAAATCGGAGTAACAGCTGAGAATATATTCAACTCGTTTATTGACCTGATAACAGGAAAGAAAGCAACGGAGGGAACGAAGCGCAGCGATGTTTCGGCTGCGCTCAAAATAGTTGCAAAAGCGATAGAGGAGACAACAAAGAAAACAAAGCAGATAACAGAGGAGGCGGCGCAGGCTACGGGGGGACCTGTGGAGACACTGCAAGCCCAGCAGCAGGCACTGGAGGCGCTCCGTAAAAGCACAGAGGAGATCGCGGGCTCTATTGGCGACACCCAAGACATAGGGGACACAAACGCAGCAGCAGGCAACGCAGCAGGCGTAGCCCCAGCGGACACAGAGATAAGCAAGTTTCACGCAGCAATAAAAGCGATAACTGAGGTTGCAAAGGGACAAGGCGTTGATACACCTGCAGCAGCTTCTAGCACCACTGTAACGGTAGCAGCGGGCGCGATTGGCGTCGCAGACAACCCAGAAAACGGAATCAAGGTATTAAAAATAAACGCAGGCGCCGAAAACGCACCAGGAGCAGGCGACGCAGCCAAGGCAGGTGCCATAGTAGCAGCTGTAAGCGGGGAAGACATACTAGCTGCTATACTAGAAGCTAAGCCGGAAGACGCTAAGATAACACAGGCCGHACCAGCAGCAGCAGCVGCAACAGCCATTTCATTTGCAAAGGGCATAGACGCAGACGCGGCAGCGGTAACHGCAGCAGTCGGGGCAGCCAAGGCAGCAGCTGTTTCCGGGGGCCTTGACTGTCCCTTCTACAC
- a CDS encoding variable large family protein, with protein MKKEADAVRAAKGQGVDTPAAASSTTVTQAGGAIGVAGNPENGIKVLNINGADANNAPGAGDAAKAASVSGGIALRAILKGGKLAANNAEGNEAAAATAISFAKGIDADAAAAAVNAAAKALRKSTEEIAGSIGDTQDIGDTNAAAQAAGAAPADTEISKFHAAIKAITEVAKGQGVDTPAAASSTTVTVAATAIGGAGTPEHGIKVLNINPGTSGRRSSQGSICFRGHCIKSDS; from the coding sequence ATAAAGAAGGAAGCAGATGCAGTAAGGGCGGCAAAGGGACAAGGCGTTGATACACCTGCAGCAGCTTCTAGCACCACTGTAACACAAGCAGGAGGCGCGATTGGCGTCGCAGGCAACCCAGAAAACGGAATCAAGGTATTAAACATAAACGGAGCCGACGCCAACAACGCACCAGGAGCAGGCGACGCAGCCAAGGCAGCATCTGTTTCAGGGGGCATTGCATTAAGAGCGATTCTTAAAGGCGGCAAGCTGGCAGCCAACAACGCAGAAGGCAACGAAGCAGCAGCAGCAACAGCCATTTCATTTGCAAAGGGCATAGACGCAGACGCGGCAGCGGCAGCGGTAAACGCAGCAGCCAAGGCGCTCCGTAAAAGCACAGAGGAGATAGCGGGCTCTATTGGCGACACCCAAGACATAGGGGACACAAACGCAGCAGCACAAGCAGCAGGCGCAGCCCCAGCGGACACAGAGATAAGCAAGTTTCACGCAGCAATAAAAGCGATAACTGAGGTTGCAAAGGGACAAGGCGTTGATACACCTGCAGCAGCTTCTAGCACCACTGTAACGGTAGCAGCGACAGCGATTGGCGGCGCAGGCACTCCAGAACACGGAATCAAGGTATTAAACATAAACCCAGGCACCAGCGGTAGACGGAGCAGCCAAGGCAGCATCTGTTTCAGGGGGCATTGCATTAAGAGCGATTCTTAA
- a CDS encoding variable large family protein, giving the protein MAAGAIGVADNPENGIKVLNINGNENAPADGVAAKAGAAAGAIGVTQDIGDTNAPANNAAGVAPAAATAIGGADNPEHGIKVLNINGNDNAPADGDAAKAGAAAGAIGGANTPQDGIKVLNIRDGNDNAPAAGDAAKAGAAAGAIGVAATPEDGIKVLNINGAGAQNAPGAGNAAKAGAIVAAVSGEDILAAILEAKPEDAKITQTAPAAAAPTAISFAKGIDADAAAGTAGGGAAKAASVSGGIALRAILKGGKLAAHNAAGNEAAAKAAGVSAARKLLVAVEDIMKI; this is encoded by the coding sequence GTGGCAGCGGGCGCGATTGGCGTCGCAGACAACCCAGAAAACGGAATCAAGGTATTAAACATAAACGGCAACGAAAACGCACCAGCAGACGGCGTCGCAGCCAAGGCAGGCGCAGCAGCGGGCGCGATTGGCGTCACCCAAGACATAGGGGACACAAACGCACCAGCCAACAACGCAGCAGGCGTAGCCCCAGCGGCAGCGACAGCGATTGGCGGCGCAGACAACCCAGAACACGGAATCAAGGTATTAAACATAAACGGCAACGACAACGCACCAGCAGACGGCGACGCAGCCAAGGCAGGCGCAGCAGCGGGCGCGATTGGCGGCGCAAACACCCCACAAGACGGAATCAAGGTATTAAACATAAGAGACGGCAACGACAACGCACCAGCAGCAGGCGACGCAGCCAAGGCAGGCGCAGCAGCGGGCGCGATTGGCGTCGCAGCCACCCCAGAAGACGGAATCAAGGTATTAAACATAAACGGAGCCGGCGCCCAAAACGCACCAGGAGCAGGCAACGCAGCCAAGGCAGGTGCCATAGTAGCAGCTGTAAGCGGGGAAGACATACTAGCTGCTATACTAGAAGCTAAGCCGGAAGACGCTAAGATAACACAGACCGCACCAGCAGCAGCAGCACCAACAGCCATTTCATTTGCAAAGGGCATAGACGCAGACGCGGCAGCGGGAACTGCAGGAGGCGGAGCAGCCAAGGCAGCATCTGTTTCAGGGGGCATTGCATTAAGAGCGATTCTTAAAGGCGGCAAGCTGGCAGCACACAACGCAGCAGGCAACGAAGCAGCAGCCAAAGCAGCAGGTGTTTCGGCTGCTCGCAAACTACTGGTAGCCGTAGAAGATATAATGAAGATATAA
- a CDS encoding isochorismatase family protein: MQKPYKLLNCIQNTWGPDFPSTLHDEKIQAIFLQGQNKNYDSYSGFYNDHGKKKQTGLLHYLKFNSIHTVFITGLALDFCVKATAIDAHNLRFRSYLVPDAVQGISPRPEATIQELKKLGILPCTSKDIFASTASPLKPQT, encoded by the coding sequence TTGCAAAAACCATACAAGCTTCTTAACTGTATCCAGAACACATGGGGACCAGATTTTCCAAGCACCCTACACGACGAAAAGATACAAGCAATCTTCCTGCAAGGACAAAATAAAAATTACGACAGCTATAGCGGATTCTATAACGACCATGGTAAGAAAAAACAAACGGGCCTTCTACACTACCTTAAATTTAACTCGATACACACGGTCTTCATCACAGGACTGGCACTGGACTTCTGCGTCAAAGCAACAGCCATCGACGCTCACAATCTACGATTCAGATCCTATTTGGTACCCGACGCCGTACAAGGCATCTCACCCCGCCCCGAAGCAACGATTCAAGAGCTTAAGAAACTCGGCATCTTGCCCTGCACGTCCAAGGATATATTCGCCTCCACGGCCTCGCCACTCAAACCCCAAACTTAA
- a CDS encoding DbpA/DbpB family decorin-binding adhesin: MLNMLRVVFVLLASCSLLPSHLKTKVEGSSNIAKGQIDAIVKESGFTFDSLQKATGTKGAGDNRIRKVKLKVVEVGEKFLASMKGAIDALGEKGSGAQFSEIYGIILGVAGSMEKIGIQKATDTVKQAAGGKAADSYGKIKNVHESLLKKLQNVKEKQKAALEKSPE; this comes from the coding sequence ATGTTAAATATGTTGAGGGTGGTTTTTGTTTTACTAGCCTCTTGTAGCTTGCTTCCGAGTCACTTAAAGACAAAGGTTGAAGGTTCTTCTAACATTGCTAAGGGTCAAATCGATGCAATTGTAAAAGAATCTGGATTTACTTTCGACAGTCTACAAAAGGCAACGGGCACCAAGGGTGCAGGCGATAATAGGATACGGAAGGTGAAGCTTAAGGTTGTTGAAGTGGGTGAGAAGTTCTTGGCTTCGATGAAGGGCGCTATTGATGCATTGGGAGAGAAAGGGTCTGGCGCACAATTTTCAGAGATATATGGCATAATCCTGGGCGTAGCAGGGTCTATGGAAAAAATCGGAATACAAAAGGCGACAGATACGGTTAAACAAGCTGCCGGCGGAAAAGCTGCTGATTCGTACGGGAAGATAAAGAATGTTCACGAATCCTTGCTTAAAAAGCTTCAAAACGTTAAAGAAAAGCAAAAGGCCGCTTTGGAAAAATCGCCTGAATAA
- a CDS encoding ImmA/IrrE family metallo-endopeptidase, whose protein sequence is MNFNKFSSYIKIPYTYSSYIISKYSILLIPVPIIKITTGEGLKVFEISFEDEYKNFSSYIKPNKKAIYINESLPLVAKRFEIAKQLGHYLIHKYKIPSPSKVADTITIQDNTMTTEANIFATNLLIPTTTLKLKVPQYKSIRYPQRIMAKEFQVSENIIHFKLGMIQDIHKFEKEIKHKRTFKSNKINKEKNKECLLKVEKLKETIAIDLEKRETRRKEAIKQIFENLE, encoded by the coding sequence ATGAATTTTAATAAGTTTAGTTCTTATATTAAAATCCCCTATACCTACTCCTCCTATATAATCTCGAAATATTCTATATTACTCATCCCTGTGCCGATAATAAAAATTACAACAGGAGAGGGGCTTAAGGTATTTGAAATTTCATTTGAGGATGAATATAAAAATTTTTCTTCTTATATTAAACCAAATAAAAAGGCTATATACATAAATGAATCACTGCCTCTTGTTGCTAAAAGATTTGAAATAGCAAAGCAACTAGGCCATTATCTAATTCATAAATACAAAATTCCCAGCCCATCAAAGGTAGCAGATACGATCACCATACAGGACAACACCATGACAACAGAAGCTAATATATTCGCAACAAACTTATTAATTCCAACTACTACTTTAAAGTTAAAAGTCCCTCAATACAAATCAATAAGATACCCACAGCGAATAATGGCTAAAGAATTCCAAGTATCTGAGAACATAATACACTTCAAACTAGGCATGATTCAAGATATTCACAAATTTGAAAAAGAAATAAAACACAAAAGAACATTCAAATCTAATAAAATCAATAAAGAAAAAAACAAAGAATGCTTACTTAAAGTAGAAAAGCTAAAAGAGACAATAGCAATTGATCTAGAAAAAAGAGAAACAAGACGAAAGGAAGCTATAAAGCAAATATTTGAAAATCTAGAGTAG
- a CDS encoding ankyrin repeat domain-containing protein, giving the protein MHTVFIYLGYIIIGITSFTVFNKNLRDKIKRKLKRFSFLYYLTLFMLFILSSNLSYYFSEQQLLEDFKDFKKDFFEIHKINETFLATYLSSFKEPIKMELMSQVKPIYTVFNATFEKYSENTNRASTDIATSYNNYAKATNTEIKDRIAKLEEEILPIYNKYKLPTIGSKISDIIVDKDGNIIPVIKDLRGQITDILFYDKSYNLIPFKKYQEHEIKFDLIEEKNNYFKEVLNIYYLDSNNIKVHITYYKDNIDTVPFYIDLKENKDNFLKSIKIKDEYKQYTERKHRLQELVKNDNLDEFKTFLNENQNNFSLNTIFSNGVPVFTYAVTSRAKNIIDYVILQDFDINLVDSESRTVLHNAVSSEYDIDFIKSLIEKGVDPNTRDSGKKLPSDYAPKDSDLYQYLKSIGE; this is encoded by the coding sequence TTGCACACGGTTTTTATATACCTTGGATATATCATAATAGGAATTACATCCTTTACTGTTTTTAATAAAAACTTAAGAGATAAAATCAAAAGAAAGCTTAAAAGGTTTAGTTTTCTTTACTACTTAACTCTATTTATGCTCTTCATTTTAAGCTCAAATCTATCCTATTATTTTTCGGAACAACAGCTATTAGAAGACTTTAAAGATTTTAAGAAAGATTTCTTTGAAATACATAAAATAAATGAAACATTCCTAGCAACATATCTTTCAAGCTTTAAGGAACCAATCAAAATGGAATTAATGTCACAGGTTAAACCAATATATACAGTATTTAATGCTACTTTTGAAAAGTACTCAGAAAATACAAACAGAGCTTCAACCGATATTGCTACGTCCTATAACAACTACGCTAAAGCAACGAATACGGAAATTAAAGACAGAATAGCAAAATTAGAGGAAGAAATTCTTCCAATATACAACAAATATAAATTACCTACCATAGGTAGCAAAATATCGGACATAATCGTTGACAAGGACGGAAACATCATACCCGTAATTAAAGATTTAAGAGGACAAATAACAGATATACTGTTTTATGATAAGAGCTACAATTTAATTCCATTTAAAAAGTATCAAGAACACGAAATTAAATTCGACCTCATTGAAGAAAAAAATAATTATTTTAAAGAGGTGCTCAATATTTACTACCTTGATTCGAATAATATTAAGGTTCATATTACCTACTACAAGGACAACATTGATACTGTTCCCTTCTACATAGATTTGAAAGAAAATAAAGATAATTTCTTAAAAAGCATCAAAATTAAGGATGAATATAAACAATACACTGAAAGGAAACATAGACTACAAGAATTAGTAAAAAATGATAATTTGGATGAATTTAAAACCTTTTTAAACGAAAATCAAAATAATTTCTCATTAAATACAATATTTTCTAACGGGGTCCCTGTATTTACTTATGCAGTAACCTCAAGAGCAAAAAATATAATAGATTATGTAATACTGCAAGATTTCGACATTAATTTAGTAGATTCAGAATCTAGAACTGTTCTTCATAATGCGGTAAGCAGTGAATATGATATAGATTTTATTAAATCTCTTATAGAGAAAGGTGTCGATCCTAATACAAGAGATTCCGGTAAAAAACTCCCCTCAGACTATGCCCCTAAGGACAGTGATTTGTATCAATACTTAAAAAGTATTGGTGAGTAA
- a CDS encoding PTS transporter subunit EIIC, giving the protein MATSNKFAVLQKIGKAFMLPIAIMPAAGLLLGIGGAFTNETMIQAYGLGNTLGEGTILNIILSVMRDTGGVVFENLPLIFSLGIAIGLANVEKGAAGLAGGIGFLVMHKSISSTLAIQGITAATANPEYLIKTGLTEAQAVAKAFEYTHVLGMHTLQIGVLGGMVSGFIAAYLHNKYYDIKLPQFLAFFGGTRFVPIITTAIMLIVGILLIFIWPPIQSVIAMLGGAVEKSGYFGSFLFGAIERALVPTGLHHIFYMPFWQTPLGGTMEINGEMVSGAQKIFFAQLADPNFSGHFEVTKGTRFWVGKWPGHAFGLPGAALAMWWVAKPERKKEMAAFLGSVAFTSFLTGITEPVEFTFLFAAPILFFGFNVFMYGMGFVFMHLLNVGVGVTFADGFIDYFLYGILQGNERTSWINIIYVGIPYFFIYFFVFRWAIVKFDFKTPGREDDGVTATKTSSKEILENLREIATKTIEGLGGSTNIKYHSACITKFRVEVYDMNLVKDNSFFKELGAKGVVRQNEGLQIIFGVVSDNVNTEVEKIIKGL; this is encoded by the coding sequence ATGGCTACTTCGAATAAGTTTGCTGTTTTGCAAAAAATTGGTAAAGCCTTCATGCTTCCAATAGCCATTATGCCAGCGGCTGGTCTTTTGCTGGGAATTGGTGGTGCTTTTACCAATGAAACAATGATTCAGGCTTATGGGCTTGGAAATACTCTGGGAGAGGGCACCATTTTAAATATTATTTTATCGGTAATGAGAGACACTGGTGGTGTGGTATTTGAAAACCTACCTTTAATCTTCTCATTAGGAATTGCAATTGGACTTGCTAATGTAGAAAAAGGAGCTGCGGGGCTGGCTGGCGGGATTGGATTTCTAGTTATGCATAAATCTATAAGTAGTACTCTTGCTATACAAGGAATCACTGCTGCTACAGCCAATCCTGAATATTTAATAAAAACGGGATTAACAGAAGCACAAGCTGTGGCTAAAGCATTTGAATACACACATGTCCTTGGAATGCATACTCTTCAAATAGGAGTACTTGGGGGTATGGTCTCCGGATTTATTGCTGCATATCTTCACAATAAATACTATGATATTAAACTTCCTCAATTTTTAGCATTCTTTGGAGGGACAAGATTTGTTCCTATAATTACAACTGCAATAATGCTGATTGTTGGTATATTGCTAATATTCATTTGGCCCCCTATTCAAAGTGTGATTGCTATGCTCGGTGGAGCTGTAGAAAAATCGGGGTATTTTGGTTCATTTCTATTTGGAGCTATTGAGAGAGCATTGGTTCCAACTGGTCTTCATCACATATTCTATATGCCATTCTGGCAAACTCCTCTTGGCGGAACAATGGAAATTAACGGAGAAATGGTGTCAGGAGCACAAAAAATATTCTTCGCTCAACTTGCCGACCCTAATTTTTCAGGACACTTTGAAGTAACTAAGGGAACAAGATTTTGGGTTGGTAAATGGCCAGGGCATGCATTTGGATTACCTGGGGCTGCGCTTGCTATGTGGTGGGTAGCAAAACCTGAGAGAAAAAAAGAAATGGCAGCTTTTCTTGGCTCCGTTGCCTTCACATCATTCCTAACAGGGATAACAGAACCTGTTGAATTTACGTTCCTATTCGCAGCACCTATCTTGTTCTTCGGATTTAATGTTTTCATGTACGGAATGGGATTCGTATTTATGCATCTTCTAAATGTTGGAGTTGGAGTAACCTTCGCAGACGGCTTTATTGATTATTTCCTTTACGGAATACTTCAGGGAAATGAAAGAACAAGTTGGATAAACATAATATATGTTGGTATTCCTTATTTCTTCATATACTTCTTTGTTTTCAGATGGGCTATAGTCAAATTTGACTTTAAAACTCCAGGAAGAGAAGATGACGGAGTTACTGCTACGAAAACAAGCTCAAAAGAAATACTTGAAAACCTAAGAGAGATTGCAACAAAAACTATTGAAGGGCTTGGTGGTAGTACTAATATTAAATACCACAGTGCATGTATTACAAAATTCAGAGTTGAAGTTTACGACATGAATCTTGTTAAAGATAATTCCTTCTTTAAAGAACTTGGAGCTAAAGGGGTTGTTAGACAAAACGAAGGATTACAAATTATATTTGGTGTTGTGTCAGACAATGTTAATACAGAAGTAGAAAAAATTATTAAAGGATTGTAA
- a CDS encoding PTS transporter subunit EIIC, producing MSTSSGSIFTTLQKVGKAFMLPIALLPAAGILLGIGGAFTNDTMIQAYGLEGILGHGTVTSSILHLMKYTGEVIFANLPLMFAAAIPIGLARVEKGTAALAGVVGFLVMHQTINGVLFIQGINPSTVSVASLQALGMPEVDAISKSQEYTIVLGIFSLQMSVMGGMIAGFIAVFLHNRFYNIQLPAFLAFFGGSRFVPIITTVVMFVAGTLLTFTWPFIQGIMSSFGGVVEKSGLFGSFAYGAIKRSLIPFGLHHIFYMPFWQTSVGGTLEINGELVSGAQNIFFKQLADPNTTHFEVARGTRFFSGEFIVMIFGLPGAALAMYHTARNENKKSVASLLLSASFTSMLTGITEPIEFAFLFAAPALYYFVYVPLFGLSHLLAHLFNIGVGLTFSGGFIDMFLFGILQGNSKTTWIMIPVLGAFYFIGFYFIFKFVILRFNLKTPGREDEDEEVARTSGSGKTGLADTAKKVLEGLGGKSNITYIDACASRLRVNVNKIELVQPNAYFKALGASGMLKKGNAVQIIFGGLSDNIRMEIDKIT from the coding sequence ATGTCAACATCGTCAGGATCTATTTTCACAACATTACAAAAAGTTGGTAAAGCTTTCATGCTACCAATAGCTCTTCTACCAGCAGCTGGAATTTTGTTAGGAATTGGTGGTGCTTTCACCAATGACACAATGATTCAGGCTTATGGACTTGAAGGAATACTTGGACATGGGACTGTAACAAGTTCAATATTACATTTAATGAAATATACGGGAGAAGTAATCTTTGCTAACTTGCCTTTAATGTTCGCAGCAGCGATTCCAATAGGACTTGCTAGGGTTGAGAAGGGAACGGCTGCTCTTGCTGGGGTTGTAGGGTTTCTAGTTATGCATCAAACAATAAATGGAGTACTATTTATTCAAGGAATCAATCCTTCAACTGTAAGTGTGGCATCACTTCAAGCTCTTGGTATGCCGGAAGTAGACGCTATTTCGAAAAGCCAGGAATACACAATTGTCCTTGGTATCTTTTCTCTTCAAATGAGCGTAATGGGAGGGATGATAGCAGGATTTATTGCAGTATTTCTACATAACAGATTCTACAATATTCAATTACCTGCATTCCTAGCGTTCTTTGGAGGATCAAGATTTGTTCCTATTATAACCACAGTCGTAATGTTCGTAGCAGGAACACTTTTGACATTCACTTGGCCTTTCATACAAGGAATCATGTCTTCATTCGGAGGAGTTGTAGAAAAATCGGGGCTCTTTGGTTCATTCGCATATGGAGCCATAAAGAGATCATTAATTCCATTTGGTCTTCATCACATATTCTATATGCCATTCTGGCAAACATCTGTTGGTGGAACTTTAGAAATTAATGGAGAACTCGTGTCAGGAGCACAAAATATATTCTTTAAACAACTCGCTGATCCTAATACTACTCATTTTGAGGTTGCAAGAGGTACAAGATTCTTCAGTGGTGAGTTCATAGTAATGATTTTTGGACTACCTGGCGCTGCGCTTGCTATGTATCATACAGCAAGAAATGAGAATAAGAAAAGCGTAGCTTCCCTATTATTATCCGCTAGCTTTACATCAATGTTAACAGGAATAACAGAGCCTATTGAATTTGCATTCCTATTCGCAGCTCCCGCTCTTTATTACTTTGTCTATGTTCCCCTATTCGGACTATCTCATTTACTAGCACACCTTTTCAATATTGGGGTTGGTTTAACATTCTCTGGAGGGTTTATTGATATGTTCCTCTTTGGAATACTTCAGGGAAACAGCAAAACAACCTGGATAATGATTCCTGTTCTTGGTGCTTTTTACTTCATAGGGTTCTACTTCATCTTTAAGTTTGTAATTCTAAGATTTAATCTTAAAACTCCAGGAAGAGAGGATGAGGATGAAGAAGTTGCTAGGACAAGTGGTTCGGGAAAAACAGGACTAGCAGATACAGCTAAAAAGGTACTAGAAGGTCTTGGCGGCAAGAGCAACATTACATACATTGATGCTTGTGCTTCAAGATTAAGAGTAAATGTAAATAAAATAGAGCTAGTGCAACCTAATGCTTATTTTAAAGCTCTTGGAGCAAGCGGAATGCTGAAAAAAGGCAATGCTGTTCAAATTATATTTGGAGGATTATCTGATAACATAAGAATGGAAATAGATAAAATTACGTAA
- a CDS encoding acylphosphatase, whose translation MHKYQYFFSGKVQGVGFRFFAEQIAVKMGIKGFVKNLEDGRVEIVAFFDDKTQMELFEDSLNKGNGYLKIEKMEKKALDDDYPFTFKNFKTYY comes from the coding sequence ATGCATAAATATCAATATTTTTTTTCTGGAAAAGTACAGGGCGTGGGTTTTAGATTTTTTGCAGAACAAATCGCAGTTAAAATGGGGATAAAAGGATTTGTGAAAAATTTAGAAGATGGTAGGGTAGAAATAGTAGCATTTTTTGACGACAAAACCCAAATGGAACTATTTGAAGACAGCCTTAACAAAGGAAACGGCTATTTAAAAATTGAAAAAATGGAAAAAAAAGCTTTGGATGACGACTACCCGTTCACTTTTAAAAACTTCAAGACTTATTACTAA
- a CDS encoding protelomerase family protein — protein MALKVNIKIILGNFREKLEEIYRQYLKNEISYSGLIKRLEEFAGEYLNIFVRKDRFTNLSIILNLSKIRKIIKEYINLAVIEEIRKRNRVLFFWTPREVKKLSGINIKDLSVIEELMVTHNIANQKVYFHDFLVLFKSPEWLNNYAHHYRIAKINSYRKELVPVRISLSTYIQLINVLLTQKRDIRLKFYGVLMATGRRPVEIMKVSRFYVEGDQHILMKNIAKKKESNLVHEVTFPTFADSRLIIDSIEEIRYMERTERLSKEVISANLTYSYNRMFRKIFKDVFEPEESVYFCRRLYSRFSYLAFAPKNMELNLWITTVLGHEHDDIVTAFHYNRYVLENLDDDADIILLRLIKKRIRTYIRRKTTYSILTMQDLDLLINKSASREDNYIKTLHVIKDMMQRDDLEELEMLRGLNVKIRRAFKQKYGYNYNYAKLGEYLATIFGYKIQRVFKRNNI, from the coding sequence ATGGCTTTAAAAGTTAATATAAAGATAATACTGGGTAATTTTAGGGAGAAGTTAGAGGAGATATATAGGCAGTATCTAAAGAATGAGATTTCATATTCCGGCTTAATCAAAAGACTAGAAGAGTTTGCTGGGGAGTACCTAAATATTTTTGTCAGAAAGGATAGATTTACCAATCTCTCAATAATATTAAATCTGTCTAAGATTAGAAAGATAATAAAGGAATATATTAATCTTGCGGTGATTGAGGAAATTAGGAAGCGGAATAGAGTTTTGTTTTTCTGGACACCCAGAGAAGTCAAGAAACTATCTGGTATTAATATCAAAGATTTGAGTGTTATAGAAGAGCTAATGGTTACACATAACATTGCAAATCAAAAGGTCTATTTTCACGATTTTCTAGTCTTATTTAAAAGTCCAGAGTGGTTAAATAATTATGCACATCACTACAGAATTGCTAAAATTAATAGTTATAGGAAGGAGTTGGTACCGGTCAGGATAAGTCTGTCTACATATATCCAGCTTATTAATGTCTTGCTAACACAGAAGAGGGACATTAGGTTAAAGTTTTATGGTGTACTGATGGCAACGGGAAGACGACCGGTTGAGATAATGAAAGTGTCTAGGTTTTATGTAGAAGGAGATCAGCATATTTTAATGAAAAACATTGCAAAGAAGAAGGAAAGTAATTTAGTACACGAAGTTACCTTTCCCACTTTTGCTGACTCCAGATTGATTATTGACTCAATAGAAGAGATAAGATATATGGAGAGGACGGAGAGGCTTTCAAAAGAAGTAATATCAGCCAATCTTACTTATTCTTACAACAGAATGTTCCGCAAAATTTTTAAGGATGTATTTGAACCGGAAGAATCAGTTTATTTTTGCAGAAGACTTTATAGCAGATTTTCCTATCTTGCGTTTGCACCAAAGAATATGGAGTTAAATTTATGGATAACTACGGTTTTAGGACATGAACATGATGACATAGTAACAGCTTTTCATTATAATCGTTATGTATTGGAAAATTTGGATGATGATGCTGATATTATCCTGTTAAGACTTATTAAGAAGCGCATACGTACATATATTAGACGAAAGACTACATATTCTATTCTTACTATGCAAGATCTTGATTTGCTTATAAATAAGAGTGCTTCTAGGGAGGATAATTATATTAAAACTTTACACGTCATTAAAGACATGATGCAGAGGGATGACTTGGAGGAATTGGAAATGCTTAGGGGTCTTAATGTTAAAATTAGGAGAGCATTTAAGCAAAAATATGGATACAATTACAATTATGCGAAGCTTGGTGAGTATTTGGCTACGATATTTGGGTATAAGATACAGAGAGTGTTTAAAAGGAATAATATTTAA